CTTCTACTCTTTACAGCTTCTATGATGCACGGAGTCTCTGTATCATTACTCTTGACTTCAAATAATAAAATTCACACAAGTCGGGAGTTAAGGATTTGAGTTGATCGAAAGGGCTGAATCATAGGTGTTTTTCGATAGTACGAGTGTGTGTTATAATATCTCATTTTTTTTATTTTGTTAAAAAAAAGAGTGGGGCGCAACATAGACAGTTATATTCTCTATATTGCGGATTAGATGATTAATTTATGCGCATCTTCCTTTGTTATAGCCACTAAAGTTTCTGTTGAAGCAAAATCGAAGAATGGAAGGACTGTACTTAAGGCTGTCGCCTCATCAGGTCCTTCTGTGTAAATGACCAAATCGTAACGTCCAAGGGTCCAAAAAACAAACCTGATTTTGGTCCCCTCTGGTGGATTTTCAATTATTTTATCCAACTGTTGAAGTCTTTCTTTAGTAGGTCTACCCCTAAGTTTTATCAAGGTTATGAAGTGCAATTCTATCAAATATATATATGAAAAATATATTATTTAAAAATAACTATTACTATTAAATATTATATAATAACATAATAAAATATAAAAATTTTTAAAATATTATGATTTTTTATAAAAAAATGTATTCATCTTCTGTGATCATTAGTTTCTCAATTCAGAGTATCTTAAACATACAATACTATTAAGATAAGAATTTCCTTGCCTTTACTAAATCTCGTATAAGGTTTGAGTATCCAACCTTCTCTTGGATCATTTTCATAACTTTTTTAAGTTTAGCTCGCCTTAATTCACCATCCATCGTTAATAGCTCCTTCATCGCATAATTTATTATTTCAGGATACAAGCTAAAAAAGCGAGTATTTCTCCTAAAAATCTCTGGCAAGTCACTTAGTTGAGATAATTCTTGCATTACATAACTAGACTTGAGGGTTCGTTCATACTCAGATAGAGTTTTAGATGAGTAATCTTCCTTCTTTTTTGCTTTTATCACGGTTTTTCCAGCATAAAGACCTGATGCTATCGCCATATTGACTCCCTCTTGATACAGGCTGCTGCAAAGAGAGGCAGCATCACCGACAACTAGTAAACCATCACTATACAACCTAGGGACTCCATAATAGCCTGCTTCTGGAACTAAATGAGCGCTATACTCTTTGGGCTCTCCGCCTTTTATCAGGGGTGTTATAAGTGGATGATGCTTAAATTCATCTAATATCTCATAGGGTTTTCTCTTTGAACGAATCAGATGCTCCAATAACATTACAATTCCGATACTCAAGCTTTTATTATTAGTATAAATGAAACCTCCACCCATCATCCCATGTGTAGCTCCGATTACTTGAATAGCTGCTCCTTCACCTTCATTCAAATTAAATCTAGATTCGATGATTTCGGGTTTCAATTCAAGTGTCTCTTTCACTCCTAGAGCAACTTCTTTAGGACTTAATGGTTGTCTTAGACCAGACTGTATAGCAAGTTTAGAGTTCACACCATCAGCTACGATTACAACATCACTGTATAACTCATTCTCAGGACCACTTCCAGATCTTACACCCACAACTTTTTTGTTATCCCAGATTAGATCAGTAATATTTACTGAGGTTGCAAGTAGGGCACCTACCTGTTCTGCTAATTTAGCATACCAGCGATCAAATTTGGCTCTTATAGCTATGAAGGCGTTATAAGGTGGTTGAGCAAAACCTATATCTTTAAAGCTCAAAGTTAGACCTGATTTCTTAGAGAGGATCATTATCCTATGCTCTGCAACTCTTCTCTCGATTGGAGCCTTTTCAGAAAAGTCAGGAATGATAAGCTCGATAGGCCAGCTATATATTGCTCCGCCATACATATTCTTAGCTCCTGGGTAATCTCCTCTTTCAAGAAGAGCGACATCAAGTCCTTCTTTTGCCATTATATACGCAGCAGTAGTACCAGAAGGACCAGCGCCCACCACTATTACATCGAACTTTTCTGTCTTCAATGTACAATACCTAGCATTTTTTCCTTTGCTTTATTATTTAATATTCCTTATCACTATTTCACTACCTTAATATAAGGTATTAGGGGTTTTGTAAGAAAAATGAAAGATAAATTATAAGGTTCTATTTACAGGAATATCAAGTTTAAGGGTATCTATTAGATCAAAGATGTACAAATAAATAACATGCCCATTCGATTCATCCCTATAAACCTTTGAGGGTAACCAACCCTTCACTTCATAATCATGGGACACTATACGTGATCCACTTTTAAGTTCTTTTTCAAGTTTTGGCCTCAACTTCTCATTTGCTAAAGTTGTAAGATAAAGAAAGACGATATCAGCATTGGAAATATCTATATTGAAAAAATCACCTTTAATTATTTGGATTCTGCTCTCTAATTTCAACTTTTTAATTTCCTTCATTGCTCTATCTATTAAATCATCGTGAAGCTCTATACCTACACAATACATGCCAAACTTTTTTGCTGCCATGATCAATACTCTTCCATCACCTGATCCCATATCGTAGAGGATTTCTCCGGGCTTCGGGTTAGCCAGCTCCAACATCTTCTGCACTACATCGCGAGGAGATCCAACGAATGGCGATACTCTCATATCTTAATGCAAAATGTCATTATTTATAAAAAGATTCGCGTAAGATAGATTTTGAAATTGATCAATAAACATATCCTATGAGTCTCCCGCCTATACCAAGGGCAAGAGCTTCATTATGTGACATTATCCCCTTTGGGGTAGATACTATCAAAATTCCACTACCTATAGCTGGTAGAAATCGGCGCTCCCAATCATCATATCTGTCTTTTTTAACAGAAAATCTGGGTGAGGCGATACCACACTTATTAATCCTCCCTAGAAGCTGAATCCTCAATTTTCCTGATAATCCATCATCGATATACTCAAATTCTCCTATGTATTTATACCTCTGCATTGTTTGTAATACTCCGCTGGCAAGCTTTGAAGCAGGTATTACGAGGCACTCCTTCTTCTTCCTTATTTCATTGTTATAGATTGTTGAGAATAAGTTAGCTAGGATATTTTTTGCTGGCATGCTTATCACTCATTCATACTTTCTGAATCCAAGCTTTTGAGCAATTTCCCTAAAACATTGCCTGCATAACATAATATTATATTTTTGTATCATAGCACCGTATCTTCCACATCTTCTACAGTATCTAGACCCTTTTCCGAATTTTCTTTCTTTGCCATGTCTAACTTTAACCATTAATAAACATCGACTCCTAAAATTTCTTTAAAGAAGGTTATCGCCTCCTCTTGAGTAACTCTGTGATTCTTACCGACTTTCGATCTAGCTCTTCTTCGCTTTGAGATTCTGTAGCCAGGGCGGTCTAATAAAATAGATGTATCGAGGCCAAATATACCTATCTCTGGATCATATTTTATGCCTGGTATCTCGATATGCTCTTTTATTCCAAAAGAACAATTTCCTCTTTCGTCAAAAGATGATGATGGGAGTTTCATTTCTTTAGTAGTTAAAAGATGTTTTAAAGTTTCTATAGCCTTATCGCCACGAAGAGTAACCATAGTAGCTATTGATTCACCTTTACGAATACCAAAATCACGTACAGTCCATTTAGCTTGTCTAGGGCAAGGTTTTTGGCCTGTCAATTCCCCAAGGATTTTCTTTGCACGCTCGAGTACTTCGCCCGACCTACCAACTCCTATGTTAAGCACTACCTTACTGATCTTTATTTTCCTCATCGCATTTTCAATTTTTGGAACTTGAGACAATTTCAGGTCTCTCCACTAACCATTATCAAAGGTTTTTCTTCCCCAACTACAAAAATAATATCTGAAGGAAGCTCACTTGAAATACTTCCAATTGAGATGAAGACAATTTTTGATCTTGAGAAGGTCCCAGGTATTATCTTTTCAATTTTACCTAGTTGGCCAACTTTTGCCCCCTTAGTGATAATAGCCAAAGAACTTTCTTGTAATTGAACGGCTTTAACTATTTTTTGGGATGGAATTTCTATTAAACAAGTATCTCCTAGATTCAACTCCACATCATTACTAAGAATAGATCTACCATCATGGAGGCCATATTGAACCAGCCCACCCTTAACTGTATTCTTTTCTTTCACTTTACAGAGTTTCAAAGATTTTTCAGATTCAGGTATGTTTATTGGATGTAGGAGATTACCTGGAATAGGTACCAATCTGAAAGTTTTACCGATAGAAGGTATATCAATAACATCCATCAAACCTACAGGAAAATCTGGCTCTCTTCGGGGAATGCCGTCGACTACAATCTTACCTTCATGAATAACGGTCTTAGCCTCTCTATAAGTCTTGACAAGGCCCAAGATATCCCGAATGAGTACAGCTAACGGATAACTCTCTTTTTTGGAATGAGGTCCAGGGGATACAGTTACCGTGAAGCGGATTTTCTTTCTAGGAATCTTCCAGAATGCTGGTGCCTTTGATCTTTTAGTTCTTTTATCTTCACCCATTTTTACCATAATTAGGCCTCCTTCACATGAACTTCTAATTTTTCCTTCCTCCATTTATCATCGAGGTTTAATTTCAAAATTATTACTTTTGATGGATGAATCTTTACAGGAGTAGTTCCGCCTGCTATCTTTTCACGAGTAATGCCGTCAACCATTATCCTTCCAGTTTTAATATCAATGCCAGTCACTTTACCTTCGATTCCTTTGTACTCACCCCTGACAACTTTCACAACGTCATCTTTTCTAAGGCGAAAGGATCTCACATCATACTTAGAACGCAGTTCTTCGGATAGATGTGAAGAGATTAACTTTGACTTAATATGCGGAGGAGAAGTAAAAAGTTTTTTTCTAATTTTGGATGGCTTGGACGACATTGAAATACGCCTATATATCATATTATCATACTTGCCAGATTTGCGAGTCTCGGCCATCGCTCTGCTGCCTCTGCTGCAACTGGTCCTTTTATATCTGTACCCTTTAATTCGCCATCAGGAGTGACTATTACAGCAGCGTTATCTTCGAACATTACCCTCACTCCGTTTATTCTTCTAATCGGGTATTTTTGTCTGACGATAACGGCTCCAAAGGTCTGCTTTTTCATCTCAGGACGCCCTTTCTTAACTACAGTGATTACATAATCACCAACTGCAGCCGCAGGAAGGCGCCTTAATCTACCCCCATATCTTGTTACTTGAACTATCTTAAGGGTCTTCGCACCAGTGTTGTCTGCACAGTTGACAACTGCGCTGACGGGTATAGCTCTGGTCACGTAAAGCTTGAACTCTTCAATACCTTTTGCTGAGACTGCACGAGACTTTTTCGACATATCACTCACCTAGCTTTTCAATAACAACAAAAGATATCGT
This genomic stretch from Candidatus Methylarchaceae archaeon HK02M2 harbors:
- a CDS encoding 30S ribosomal protein S14 — translated: MVKVRHGKERKFGKGSRYCRRCGRYGAMIQKYNIMLCRQCFREIAQKLGFRKYE
- a CDS encoding 30S ribosomal protein S8 — its product is MPAKNILANLFSTIYNNEIRKKKECLVIPASKLASGVLQTMQRYKYIGEFEYIDDGLSGKLRIQLLGRINKCGIASPRFSVKKDRYDDWERRFLPAIGSGILIVSTPKGIMSHNEALALGIGGRLIGYVY
- a CDS encoding FAD-dependent oxidoreductase yields the protein MKTEKFDVIVVGAGPSGTTAAYIMAKEGLDVALLERGDYPGAKNMYGGAIYSWPIELIIPDFSEKAPIERRVAEHRIMILSKKSGLTLSFKDIGFAQPPYNAFIAIRAKFDRWYAKLAEQVGALLATSVNITDLIWDNKKVVGVRSGSGPENELYSDVVIVADGVNSKLAIQSGLRQPLSPKEVALGVKETLELKPEIIESRFNLNEGEGAAIQVIGATHGMMGGGFIYTNNKSLSIGIVMLLEHLIRSKRKPYEILDEFKHHPLITPLIKGGEPKEYSAHLVPEAGYYGVPRLYSDGLLVVGDAASLCSSLYQEGVNMAIASGLYAGKTVIKAKKKEDYSSKTLSEYERTLKSSYVMQELSQLSDLPEIFRRNTRFFSLYPEIINYAMKELLTMDGELRRAKLKKVMKMIQEKVGYSNLIRDLVKARKFLS
- a CDS encoding 50S ribosomal protein L14, coding for MSKKSRAVSAKGIEEFKLYVTRAIPVSAVVNCADNTGAKTLKIVQVTRYGGRLRRLPAAAVGDYVITVVKKGRPEMKKQTFGAVIVRQKYPIRRINGVRVMFEDNAAVIVTPDGELKGTDIKGPVAAEAAERWPRLANLASMII
- a CDS encoding GYD domain-containing protein, whose translation is MHFITLIKLRGRPTKERLQQLDKIIENPPEGTKIRFVFWTLGRYDLVIYTEGPDEATALSTVLPFFDFASTETLVAITKEDAHKLII
- the rplX gene encoding 50S ribosomal protein L24 → MSSKPSKIRKKLFTSPPHIKSKLISSHLSEELRSKYDVRSFRLRKDDVVKVVRGEYKGIEGKVTGIDIKTGRIMVDGITREKIAGGTTPVKIHPSKVIILKLNLDDKWRKEKLEVHVKEA
- a CDS encoding 50S ribosomal protein L5 yields the protein MSQVPKIENAMRKIKISKVVLNIGVGRSGEVLERAKKILGELTGQKPCPRQAKWTVRDFGIRKGESIATMVTLRGDKAIETLKHLLTTKEMKLPSSSFDERGNCSFGIKEHIEIPGIKYDPEIGIFGLDTSILLDRPGYRISKRRRARSKVGKNHRVTQEEAITFFKEILGVDVY
- a CDS encoding 30S ribosomal protein S4e; its protein translation is MVKMGEDKRTKRSKAPAFWKIPRKKIRFTVTVSPGPHSKKESYPLAVLIRDILGLVKTYREAKTVIHEGKIVVDGIPRREPDFPVGLMDVIDIPSIGKTFRLVPIPGNLLHPINIPESEKSLKLCKVKEKNTVKGGLVQYGLHDGRSILSNDVELNLGDTCLIEIPSQKIVKAVQLQESSLAIITKGAKVGQLGKIEKIIPGTFSRSKIVFISIGSISSELPSDIIFVVGEEKPLIMVSGET
- a CDS encoding class I SAM-dependent methyltransferase — encoded protein: MRVSPFVGSPRDVVQKMLELANPKPGEILYDMGSGDGRVLIMAAKKFGMYCVGIELHDDLIDRAMKEIKKLKLESRIQIIKGDFFNIDISNADIVFLYLTTLANEKLRPKLEKELKSGSRIVSHDYEVKGWLPSKVYRDESNGHVIYLYIFDLIDTLKLDIPVNRTL